One Nitrospina watsonii DNA segment encodes these proteins:
- the gltX gene encoding glutamate--tRNA ligase: MSDNQKVRVRFAPSPTGTLHIGGVRTALFNWLYARHHGGAFILRIEDTDLSRSTDESIQEILSAMQWLGLDYDEGPFRQMERQDRYREQVAHLLNADKAYRCFCTPEDLEAKRKAQQAAGENPRYDGTCRQRSDQPTDQPHVIRFKAPKEGTVTVQDILRGNVNFELKEMDDIILQRTDGTPTYNFVVVVDDADMQITHVIRGDDHLSNTPKQALLYDALGVARPQFAHISMILGPDKTRLSKRHGATSTLEYQKQGYLPHALINYLARLGWSHGDQELFTLEEMIKHFALETVTISAAVFNPEKLLWVNEQWIQTSPPEELAKHLEPILVQEGLLAEGHGRSLDEIGRIIPPLQKRAKTLVELAHGSAFYFTDEVEFDEKAKEKFLTAEVKPWFEKLCAGLETMDEPLEHDAVEALFKQVIEEEGIKLKNLAQPVRVALTGQTASPGIYDLFLMLGKERSTKRLRII; the protein is encoded by the coding sequence ATGAGCGATAATCAGAAAGTCCGCGTCCGTTTCGCGCCCAGCCCCACCGGCACCCTGCACATCGGCGGCGTGCGCACCGCCCTGTTCAACTGGCTCTACGCCCGCCACCACGGCGGCGCCTTCATCCTGCGCATCGAGGACACCGACCTCTCCCGCTCCACCGATGAGTCCATCCAGGAAATCCTGAGCGCCATGCAGTGGCTCGGCCTCGACTACGACGAAGGCCCGTTCCGCCAGATGGAGCGGCAGGACCGCTACCGCGAACAGGTCGCCCACCTCCTGAACGCAGACAAAGCCTACCGCTGCTTCTGCACGCCGGAAGACCTCGAAGCCAAACGCAAGGCGCAGCAGGCCGCGGGCGAGAATCCACGCTACGACGGCACCTGCCGGCAGCGCAGCGATCAACCCACGGACCAGCCGCACGTCATCCGCTTCAAAGCGCCGAAGGAAGGCACCGTCACCGTCCAGGACATCCTGCGCGGCAACGTGAATTTCGAACTCAAGGAAATGGACGACATCATCCTGCAACGCACCGACGGCACGCCGACCTACAACTTCGTCGTCGTGGTGGACGACGCCGACATGCAGATCACCCACGTCATCCGCGGCGACGACCACCTGTCCAACACCCCCAAGCAGGCATTGCTGTACGATGCCCTCGGCGTGGCGCGACCGCAGTTCGCGCACATCTCGATGATCCTCGGTCCCGACAAAACGCGCCTCAGCAAACGCCACGGCGCGACCTCCACCCTCGAATACCAAAAGCAGGGCTACCTGCCGCACGCCCTCATCAACTATCTGGCGCGGCTCGGCTGGTCGCACGGCGACCAGGAGCTGTTCACGCTGGAGGAAATGATTAAGCACTTCGCGCTGGAGACCGTCACCATCTCCGCCGCCGTGTTCAATCCGGAAAAACTGCTGTGGGTCAACGAGCAATGGATCCAGACCAGCCCGCCGGAAGAATTGGCAAAGCACCTGGAACCGATCCTCGTGCAGGAGGGATTGCTGGCCGAGGGACACGGTCGGTCATTGGACGAGATTGGGCGCATCATCCCGCCCCTGCAGAAACGCGCCAAGACGCTGGTGGAGCTGGCCCACGGCTCCGCGTTTTATTTTACGGACGAGGTGGAGTTCGACGAGAAGGCGAAGGAGAAGTTTTTGACCGCCGAGGTGAAACCGTGGTTCGAGAAATTGTGCGCGGGGTTGGAGACGATGGACGAGCCCTTGGAGCACGACGCCGTCGAAGCCCTGTTCAAGCAGGTGATCGAGGAGGAAGGCATCAAATTGAAGAACCTGGCCCAGCCCGTGCGCGTCGCCCTCACCGGCCAGACCGCCTCCCCCGGCATCTACGATTTGTTTTTAATGCTGGGGAAAGAGAGGTCAACCAAAAGATTGAGAATAATCTAA
- a CDS encoding response regulator yields MTTEVLSAKKKVRILIADDHPLFRRGLKNAFSETPDIEIVAEADNGNDVVDRIRGEELSLVILDISMPGKDGLEVVKQIKTEYPKLPILILSVYPENQYAVRFIKAGAAGYLTKESALDTLLHAVRKVSQGGKFASPEITERLAFDFLETNKPLHETLSDREYQVFLMIARGKSLTEIANELSLSVKTISTHRSRILEKMKMKKNAELIHYAINYDLI; encoded by the coding sequence ATGACCACCGAAGTTCTTTCAGCAAAAAAGAAAGTCAGAATCCTCATCGCAGACGATCACCCCCTGTTTCGCCGTGGACTCAAAAATGCGTTTTCGGAAACCCCGGACATCGAAATCGTTGCGGAGGCCGACAATGGCAACGACGTGGTTGATCGCATCCGGGGCGAGGAACTCAGCCTGGTGATTCTCGACATCTCCATGCCCGGCAAGGATGGACTGGAAGTCGTCAAGCAGATCAAAACCGAATATCCCAAGCTGCCTATCCTGATCCTCAGTGTGTACCCGGAAAATCAGTATGCCGTGCGCTTTATCAAAGCGGGCGCCGCAGGGTACCTGACCAAGGAAAGCGCGCTCGATACATTGCTGCACGCGGTGCGCAAGGTGTCCCAGGGGGGCAAGTTCGCCAGCCCGGAAATCACGGAGCGCCTGGCTTTCGATTTCCTGGAAACCAACAAGCCTCTGCACGAAACGTTGTCGGATCGCGAATACCAGGTGTTCTTGATGATCGCGCGCGGCAAATCCTTGACGGAAATCGCCAATGAACTGTCGCTCAGCGTGAAGACCATCAGCACCCATCGGTCCCGCATTCTTGAAAAAATGAAAATGAAGAAAAATGCGGAATTGATTCATTACGCGATCAATTACGATCTCATTTAG